One genomic segment of Desulfocapsa sulfexigens DSM 10523 includes these proteins:
- a CDS encoding class I SAM-dependent methyltransferase has protein sequence MKRNRPNEKTEPWTHYWKNATKDSSGCIPGAPASVADLFQEIWANFFKTLPRGARLLDLGTGGGAVLREAQARRQDIHLTGVDFAKVLPDLGEKVAMFPNTCLEKLPFEDGSFDVITSQFAIEYASFSQAMSEIKRVLTPGGRFFFLCHNADSIIVRDNIKRLAAIRDLLASSGLLNGAIQVVKQKKTLLPKKQKYLAQLFRTVQSKHPEQPLINEIAERIAGLMTEAGGLQKLLLLRRDVEMEGRRITALKVSALRLSQLQNFCSQLSSPNRSVQHSTVFVPGTKIPLAWSVKSERSQENVL, from the coding sequence ATGAAAAGAAACAGGCCGAATGAGAAGACCGAGCCATGGACGCATTACTGGAAGAATGCAACAAAAGATTCTTCCGGGTGTATCCCTGGTGCTCCTGCTTCCGTAGCAGATCTTTTTCAAGAAATATGGGCCAATTTCTTCAAAACTCTTCCAAGAGGGGCACGATTACTGGATTTAGGGACAGGGGGAGGAGCTGTGCTGAGAGAAGCACAGGCCAGACGCCAGGATATACATCTGACCGGTGTCGATTTTGCAAAGGTGTTACCCGATCTTGGTGAAAAGGTTGCTATGTTTCCAAATACATGTTTGGAAAAACTTCCATTTGAAGATGGCAGTTTTGATGTAATTACCAGTCAGTTTGCAATTGAATATGCCTCTTTCAGTCAGGCAATGAGTGAAATAAAACGGGTACTGACGCCTGGTGGGAGGTTCTTCTTCCTTTGTCACAACGCCGACAGTATTATAGTGCGCGATAATATCAAACGGCTGGCTGCGATCAGAGATCTTTTGGCCAGTTCCGGTCTCCTGAATGGGGCTATTCAGGTTGTCAAACAGAAAAAAACCTTACTCCCCAAAAAACAAAAATATCTGGCTCAATTGTTTCGCACAGTGCAGTCAAAACACCCTGAGCAACCACTTATCAATGAAATTGCAGAACGTATAGCCGGCCTGATGACCGAGGCGGGTGGTTTGCAAAAACTTCTTTTACTTCGGCGGGACGTTGAAATGGAAGGCAGGAGAATTACGGCACTGAAAGTCTCAGCTCTACGGTTATCACAGCTTCAAAATTTTTGTTCTCAACTCTCTTCCCCAAACAGATCAGTACAACATAGTACAGTTTTTGTACCTGGAACAAAAATTCCGCTGGCTTGGTCTGTCAAGAGTGAACGCAGTCAGGAAAATGTTTTGTAA
- a CDS encoding tetratricopeptide repeat protein, giving the protein MSSLKLFLPFAGIFLSPSLLFAVQESEADAGGIILHQLEVASKIGSTKKDFDMEESGIVGLGDSAGLSLGLQYYLGLIQQYEEKIEEDKENVYLWLGLAQTWETLKKDANALEAYQRALTISQENSIALQGIQRIKRSRQVQLRVYWSSTSQDEYSPYLGTEYASWKEQVKQVQVTKSWGTGKTIGFGWLDSSIEQDNLLYEDTDYSLHRQAPFFMISWPLADRVSASVRLREEKFSNDDDKAYYQLNENKHIYTGHVLISYRGEGYWGNMNYSRNRETDSIYDLVNARAALYIEVKELAGVSGGFVLAPGLEVGSSIYYEQYGSDSPDQFNGNLQFSHFPSWFPGFQVSLGSGYYTEEKEVIVNLSTNYQWQPWPELLMQLEYQLEYSENEDSWLNQGDLLLSWSFTNQLSMNLRAQYGAETGGDKDTIFFTQASLNWNFF; this is encoded by the coding sequence ATGAGTTCTTTGAAACTATTTTTGCCCTTTGCAGGTATCTTCCTTTCTCCCTCTCTCTTGTTCGCTGTACAGGAAAGTGAAGCAGACGCTGGTGGCATTATTCTCCATCAGCTTGAAGTTGCATCAAAGATTGGTTCTACAAAAAAAGATTTTGATATGGAAGAGAGCGGCATCGTAGGTCTTGGCGACAGTGCTGGGCTATCTCTTGGACTTCAATACTATCTTGGTTTAATTCAACAGTATGAGGAAAAAATAGAAGAGGACAAAGAAAATGTATACCTGTGGCTAGGTCTTGCTCAGACCTGGGAAACCCTGAAAAAAGATGCCAATGCACTCGAGGCCTACCAACGGGCTCTTACAATTTCACAAGAAAATAGTATTGCCCTCCAGGGCATCCAGAGGATCAAAAGAAGTAGACAAGTTCAATTACGAGTTTATTGGTCATCTACGAGCCAGGATGAATACTCGCCCTATCTCGGTACAGAGTATGCTTCATGGAAGGAACAGGTCAAGCAGGTGCAGGTAACAAAATCCTGGGGCACTGGAAAAACAATTGGTTTCGGTTGGCTAGACAGCTCCATAGAACAGGATAATCTGCTTTATGAAGACACTGATTATTCTCTGCATCGCCAGGCCCCATTTTTTATGATTTCGTGGCCTCTTGCTGATCGTGTATCGGCTTCGGTTCGGCTTCGAGAGGAAAAATTCAGCAATGATGATGACAAGGCCTATTATCAATTAAATGAAAACAAACATATCTATACAGGCCACGTATTGATTAGCTACAGAGGAGAAGGGTACTGGGGTAATATGAATTACTCCAGAAACAGGGAGACCGATTCCATTTATGATCTGGTCAATGCACGGGCAGCATTGTATATCGAAGTAAAGGAACTTGCAGGAGTTTCAGGGGGATTTGTATTGGCACCTGGCTTGGAGGTTGGATCGAGCATCTACTATGAACAGTATGGTTCTGACAGCCCTGATCAGTTTAATGGTAATCTACAATTCAGTCACTTTCCCTCCTGGTTCCCTGGGTTTCAGGTGAGTCTAGGGAGCGGATATTATACCGAGGAAAAGGAAGTTATTGTTAATTTATCCACAAATTACCAATGGCAACCCTGGCCGGAGTTACTGATGCAGCTGGAATATCAGTTGGAATACTCCGAGAACGAAGATTCCTGGCTGAATCAGGGTGATTTACTTCTCAGTTGGTCTTTTACCAACCAACTTTCCATGAACCTTCGGGCCCAATATGGTGCTGAAACAGGAGGGGATAAGGATACAATCTTTTTCACTCAAGCAAGTTTGAACTGGAATTTTTTCTAG
- a CDS encoding cytochrome c biogenesis CcdA family protein encodes MLDTLFITINSWMTGGLLVAAVGCFAWGMVSVLFSPCHMVSIPLIVGYVGGQNTILKERDAIPYALVFTSGLFITIAIIGFVCVMLGRMMGDVGPYWTILLGIILLWVAMDMLGIAKCSMPGNSLQKIQVRGLSGAFLLGLAYGVLSGSCTFGFIAPILAIITIQKEIATGLFLLTLFALGHCLPIAVAGSSATTIKRILNNSSFHHSSTWFRKGAGVLIGSLGVYFILLPWISV; translated from the coding sequence ATGCTTGATACTCTTTTTATCACTATTAATTCATGGATGACAGGCGGACTTTTAGTCGCTGCTGTTGGATGTTTCGCCTGGGGCATGGTCAGTGTACTTTTTAGTCCCTGCCATATGGTATCCATTCCCCTTATTGTTGGTTATGTGGGCGGCCAGAATACAATCCTTAAAGAACGGGATGCCATTCCCTACGCCCTGGTTTTTACCAGCGGACTCTTTATCACCATCGCTATAATAGGGTTTGTCTGCGTCATGCTGGGGAGGATGATGGGGGATGTAGGTCCGTACTGGACCATCCTGCTGGGGATCATTCTTTTATGGGTTGCAATGGATATGCTTGGAATTGCCAAATGCAGCATGCCAGGTAATTCGTTACAGAAGATTCAAGTCAGGGGACTGTCCGGGGCCTTTCTTTTAGGCCTTGCCTATGGTGTGCTTTCCGGCTCCTGTACCTTTGGCTTTATTGCTCCCATTCTCGCCATTATTACCATTCAGAAGGAGATTGCCACAGGACTCTTTCTTCTCACACTTTTTGCCCTGGGCCATTGTCTCCCCATTGCTGTGGCTGGCAGTTCAGCAACGACCATCAAGAGAATCCTTAATAATTCATCTTTTCACCATAGCAGCACCTGGTTTAGAAAAGGTGCCGGGGTTTTAATTGGGAGTCTTGGGGTGTATTTTATTCTTCTCCCCTGGATAAGCGTATGA
- a CDS encoding Crp/Fnr family transcriptional regulator — translation MKKANFVLPEKMTPEQKFFRTIPQLSLLEDNQVFKLAQKTIKKKYRKGEYVFFQGDPVDHLYFLEIGKVEVYKSDINGKKLSLWYIEESEIFCLAALYSPKAFACAEVMEDALIYSLLKKDFDEVMTSSHALSRNLIRCVCNKLVAYSTLVDDIAFKKIEVRLAKALLGNQSSVGNDTYVCQLSQDELAAQVGTRREVVARCLKAFRERDLIKISNTGRPRNIIIHSCDALQDIVDQE, via the coding sequence ATGAAGAAAGCAAATTTTGTTCTACCAGAGAAGATGACCCCCGAGCAAAAGTTTTTTCGTACAATCCCTCAACTGTCATTGTTGGAAGACAATCAAGTTTTTAAGCTTGCCCAAAAAACGATAAAAAAGAAGTACCGCAAAGGAGAGTATGTTTTTTTTCAAGGAGATCCGGTTGACCATCTCTATTTTCTTGAGATAGGAAAAGTTGAAGTCTATAAGAGCGATATCAATGGAAAAAAACTCAGTCTCTGGTACATCGAAGAAAGTGAAATATTCTGTCTTGCTGCACTCTATTCACCAAAAGCTTTTGCCTGTGCAGAAGTTATGGAGGATGCTCTTATCTATTCCCTGTTAAAAAAGGATTTTGATGAAGTCATGACATCTTCCCATGCCCTTTCCAGAAATTTGATCCGTTGTGTTTGTAATAAGCTTGTTGCTTATTCCACCTTAGTCGATGATATCGCTTTTAAAAAAATTGAGGTTAGACTTGCAAAAGCACTCCTGGGGAACCAATCTTCTGTTGGAAATGATACATATGTCTGTCAACTTTCCCAGGATGAACTGGCCGCCCAGGTGGGAACTCGAAGAGAGGTTGTGGCCCGCTGTCTAAAGGCCTTTCGAGAACGTGATTTGATCAAAATTTCCAATACCGGACGGCCCAGAAACATTATCATTCATTCCTGTGATGCGTTACAAGATATCGTTGACCAAGAGTGA
- a CDS encoding thioredoxin family protein, with amino-acid sequence MKKTLYHVSVLFVLVICFSTTVKAEDYPVNNTVTMLELGADSCVPCKLMAPIIDKLEHEYRGKAAIVFIDVWKDPNQAKKYGITAIPTQIFYEKSGRERYRHVGFLNEKEIRKWLDMLISI; translated from the coding sequence ATGAAAAAAACATTGTATCATGTGTCTGTATTATTTGTTCTTGTCATTTGTTTTTCAACCACAGTCAAGGCTGAAGATTACCCAGTAAACAATACGGTGACAATGCTAGAGCTTGGTGCCGATAGCTGCGTGCCTTGTAAACTGATGGCTCCGATTATTGACAAACTGGAGCATGAGTACAGGGGGAAAGCTGCTATTGTTTTTATCGATGTATGGAAAGATCCGAACCAGGCAAAAAAATATGGGATCACTGCGATCCCCACTCAGATTTTCTACGAAAAAAGTGGCAGAGAGCGGTATCGTCATGTTGGCTTTTTGAATGAAAAAGAGATTCGAAAGTGGCTGGATATGCTTATTTCGATTTAA
- the extI gene encoding selenite/tellurite reduction operon porin ExtI, whose product MRKTYSMAATGIGMLMMGVGAILASQPAVAGPIVEFGDDGYLQIDVKFQGIADFTDFGSGADGTESRSDFDLRRARLVFTGMINDTWGAKFQTCAGTSATRNFGAGGYQLAMSNEKLNSNIRLTDGYLIGLFADSMNMKLGLSKIPLTRANLDACFSPLTHERSSFVYSPYGTDATKNSRDMGLVLSGNFMDDHLKYFAAIMEGREGEVRFYNPFNNMEFITSPEPSNSFEYVGRLHYAILNPEGGPTAMGYKGTYLGKKGTLLTIGGGFAYEADAAYKNTTPAGDMGTPGFLTTKVLNNETVDYTAYTADIFYEQPFDNGGVITATALYLNSDFEDAYKTATSVADQNSIVGGGNGQKDGWYVKAGYVLPFTVGEKGLLQPFVRYEDWNLASYLGVQDQGVQQWGIGINYFVLGDQKVRFTMEYYNTEFDKSTKIGDYLQMTGANTEMYDSYDVVTAMFMVSF is encoded by the coding sequence ATGAGAAAGACTTACAGTATGGCAGCAACTGGAATTGGCATGCTTATGATGGGAGTAGGAGCGATTTTAGCTTCTCAACCAGCAGTAGCCGGACCGATAGTCGAATTTGGTGATGACGGTTACCTACAGATAGATGTGAAATTTCAGGGGATTGCGGATTTTACAGATTTTGGCTCGGGGGCTGATGGTACTGAAAGCCGGAGTGATTTTGATCTGCGTAGAGCTCGTCTGGTCTTCACCGGGATGATAAATGATACCTGGGGAGCCAAATTTCAGACCTGCGCTGGAACCAGTGCAACACGGAACTTCGGAGCTGGCGGGTATCAACTGGCCATGTCCAACGAAAAGCTCAACTCGAATATAAGACTTACCGATGGCTACCTCATTGGTTTATTTGCCGATTCAATGAATATGAAACTCGGTTTATCCAAAATCCCTCTAACTAGAGCCAATCTCGACGCGTGTTTTTCCCCTCTCACCCATGAACGTTCCTCATTTGTCTATTCACCCTATGGCACAGATGCCACTAAAAATAGCCGTGACATGGGCCTGGTTCTTTCTGGAAACTTTATGGATGATCACCTGAAATACTTTGCTGCAATCATGGAAGGAAGAGAAGGGGAAGTCAGGTTTTACAATCCTTTTAATAATATGGAATTTATCACATCGCCTGAGCCAAGTAACAGCTTTGAATATGTTGGACGACTTCATTACGCTATTCTGAATCCTGAAGGCGGCCCTACGGCCATGGGGTATAAAGGGACATACCTAGGGAAGAAAGGGACTTTATTAACCATAGGTGGCGGTTTTGCCTACGAGGCTGATGCTGCCTATAAGAACACCACCCCTGCAGGAGACATGGGAACCCCGGGTTTCCTGACTACCAAAGTATTAAACAATGAGACAGTTGACTACACTGCCTATACAGCCGATATTTTTTATGAGCAGCCCTTTGACAATGGTGGCGTGATTACAGCAACTGCCCTCTATTTAAATTCCGATTTTGAAGATGCCTATAAAACAGCAACATCCGTTGCCGATCAAAACAGCATTGTGGGTGGAGGAAATGGCCAGAAGGACGGCTGGTATGTGAAAGCTGGATACGTCCTGCCTTTTACTGTGGGAGAAAAAGGACTCCTGCAGCCTTTTGTTCGTTATGAGGATTGGAACCTTGCTTCGTATCTTGGTGTCCAGGATCAGGGGGTTCAGCAATGGGGTATTGGTATAAATTATTTTGTTCTCGGGGATCAAAAAGTACGCTTTACCATGGAATATTATAACACAGAATTTGATAAATCGACAAAGATAGGTGATTACCTGCAGATGACCGGTGCAAACACCGAAATGTATGACAGCTATGATGTAGTTACGGCTATGTTTATGGTGAGCTTCTAA